The Treponema primitia ZAS-1 genome window below encodes:
- a CDS encoding ATP-dependent Clp protease proteolytic subunit, producing the protein MNEYMNNLVPVVVEQTGMGERSYDIYSRLLKDRIVFLDGEINDLTADLVVAQMLFLDGQDTAKDINLYINSPGGSVTAGLAIYDTMQYLKADVQTICLGQAASMAALILTAGAAGKRFVLPSARVLMHQPWGGAQGQARDIGIQAQEIIRLKKLTIEYFAKHTGKDQGQIALDMERDFYMPALDAVAYGVVDRVLTREKNGATS; encoded by the coding sequence ATGAATGAATATATGAATAACCTGGTCCCCGTGGTGGTTGAACAAACCGGTATGGGGGAACGTTCCTACGATATCTATTCCCGGCTTCTCAAAGACCGGATTGTGTTTCTGGACGGGGAAATCAACGACCTCACCGCAGACTTGGTGGTAGCCCAGATGCTCTTCCTGGACGGCCAGGATACGGCGAAGGACATCAACCTGTACATCAATTCCCCGGGCGGTTCCGTAACCGCCGGTTTGGCTATCTACGATACCATGCAGTACCTCAAGGCGGATGTACAAACCATTTGCCTGGGCCAGGCCGCCAGCATGGCCGCCCTGATACTCACCGCGGGCGCCGCGGGGAAGCGCTTCGTGCTGCCCTCTGCCCGTGTGCTGATGCACCAGCCCTGGGGAGGCGCCCAGGGACAGGCCCGGGATATTGGTATCCAGGCCCAGGAAATTATCAGGCTTAAAAAACTCACCATAGAATATTTTGCGAAACATACCGGGAAGGATCAGGGGCAGATTGCCCTTGATATGGAACGGGATTTCTACATGCCCGCCCTGGACGCCGTAGCCTACGGCGTGGTGGATCGGGTCTTAACGAGGGAAAAAAATGGCGCGACTTCGTAA
- the clpX gene encoding ATP-dependent Clp protease ATP-binding subunit ClpX, giving the protein MARLRNGSGGYERSCSFCGKSADMARRLIAGPNDVFICDECVEVCRKILTDEDHELSTQFTGDIPTPKEIKAYLDLFVIGQEATKRALSVAVYNHYKRIANPSKEPDDVEIEKSNVLLIGPTGTGKTLLAKTLAKKLKVPFAIVDATTLTEAGYVGEDVENILLKLIQNAGGNIAAAERGIVYIDEIDKIARKGENISITRDVSGEGVQQALLKIIEGTIASVPPQGGRKHPNQEMIRIDTTDILFICGGAFVGLDKYIEQRVVQHPMGFGADVKDRTDRNLKELYDALHPDDLIRFGMIPEFIGRLPITVSLEELKREDLRRIITEPRNAIVKQFQASMAIDEVKLEFTEGAIDAIADTAIKQKTGARGLRAIVERLMTDVMFELPSMEGSKRVVITQDVVEKSEPPEIHPVQKSA; this is encoded by the coding sequence ATGGCGCGACTTCGTAACGGTTCCGGAGGCTATGAACGGTCTTGCTCTTTTTGCGGTAAGAGCGCCGATATGGCCCGGCGTCTCATCGCCGGCCCCAACGATGTATTTATCTGCGATGAATGTGTGGAGGTGTGCCGGAAGATCCTCACCGACGAGGACCACGAGCTTTCTACCCAGTTTACCGGGGATATCCCCACTCCTAAGGAAATCAAGGCCTACCTGGATCTTTTTGTCATAGGCCAGGAAGCAACCAAGCGCGCCCTTTCCGTGGCGGTCTACAATCATTACAAACGTATAGCCAACCCCTCCAAAGAGCCGGATGATGTGGAGATTGAAAAGTCCAATGTACTGCTCATCGGCCCCACGGGGACCGGGAAAACCCTGTTAGCCAAAACCCTGGCGAAAAAACTCAAGGTTCCCTTTGCCATCGTGGACGCCACCACCCTTACCGAGGCGGGCTATGTGGGTGAGGATGTGGAGAATATCCTCCTCAAGCTTATCCAGAACGCCGGTGGTAACATTGCCGCCGCCGAACGGGGCATCGTTTACATCGACGAAATCGACAAGATCGCCCGGAAGGGCGAGAATATTTCTATCACCAGGGATGTGTCCGGGGAGGGTGTCCAGCAGGCGCTGCTCAAGATCATCGAAGGGACTATCGCTTCGGTGCCTCCCCAGGGCGGGCGGAAGCATCCCAACCAGGAGATGATCCGCATCGATACTACGGATATTCTCTTTATCTGCGGTGGGGCCTTTGTGGGGCTTGATAAGTACATCGAACAGCGGGTGGTTCAGCATCCCATGGGCTTTGGCGCGGATGTTAAGGACCGGACAGACCGGAACCTCAAGGAACTGTACGACGCCCTCCACCCGGATGACCTTATCCGTTTCGGCATGATCCCCGAGTTTATCGGCCGGCTGCCCATCACCGTGAGCCTCGAAGAGCTTAAGCGGGAAGACCTGCGGCGTATCATCACCGAGCCGCGTAACGCCATTGTCAAACAGTTCCAGGCTTCCATGGCCATTGATGAAGTAAAGCTTGAGTTTACCGAAGGCGCCATTGACGCCATAGCGGATACGGCGATCAAACAGAAAACCGGCGCCCGGGGTCTGCGGGCCATTGTGGAACGGCTCATGACGGACGTTATGTTCGAACTGCCGTCCATGGAGGGGAGCAAACGGGTAGTGATCACCCAGGATGTGGTTGAAAAATCCGAACCCCCGGAAATCCATCCTGTCCAGAAATCTGCATGA
- a CDS encoding uroporphyrinogen decarboxylase family protein — MTGKEHFYEIIQHKSKHSGFWHGDPNPASIKKIYTHFDVKNDIDLGLKLGSICRWVLPDKCNYWKNPDMPMWDVLDGAERTSLSQNGVFAETESVAEVEAFHWPNVKDVDFTETLEEIDKTIAAGQAVLSGAWAGFFHNVCDFFGMESYFMKMHTDPEVVDAVTNHVVDFYLEINEMLFKQAGNKIDAMFFGNDFGSQRDLLISPESFDRFVMPGFVKFTEQAHRYGYKVVLHSCGSIYRVIPRLIDAGVEVLHPIQALAKNMDAEYLSKNFNGRIIFMGGVDTQQLLPFGTPQQVRDRVRQLRDLFGPNYIVSPSHESLLPNVSMENIEAMVEAARE; from the coding sequence ATGACAGGCAAAGAGCATTTTTACGAAATTATTCAGCATAAAAGTAAACATAGTGGATTCTGGCACGGAGACCCCAATCCTGCAAGTATCAAAAAAATATATACCCATTTCGATGTAAAGAATGACATTGATCTTGGGCTCAAGCTGGGATCGATATGTCGATGGGTACTGCCGGATAAATGTAATTATTGGAAAAATCCCGATATGCCCATGTGGGATGTATTGGACGGTGCTGAGCGGACCAGTTTAAGCCAAAATGGGGTATTTGCGGAAACCGAAAGCGTGGCGGAAGTGGAAGCCTTTCATTGGCCAAATGTAAAGGATGTGGATTTTACGGAAACCCTGGAGGAAATAGACAAAACGATCGCCGCAGGCCAGGCGGTACTGTCCGGCGCCTGGGCCGGGTTCTTTCATAATGTCTGTGATTTTTTCGGTATGGAAAGTTATTTTATGAAGATGCATACCGATCCGGAGGTAGTTGATGCGGTAACAAACCATGTGGTAGATTTCTATCTGGAAATTAACGAGATGCTGTTTAAGCAGGCAGGAAATAAAATAGATGCCATGTTTTTTGGGAACGATTTTGGCAGCCAGCGGGATCTTTTGATTTCCCCGGAAAGTTTTGACCGGTTTGTGATGCCCGGTTTTGTAAAATTTACGGAACAGGCGCACCGGTATGGGTATAAGGTGGTTCTTCATTCCTGCGGTTCAATTTACCGGGTTATTCCCCGGCTTATTGACGCCGGTGTGGAGGTGCTACACCCTATTCAGGCGTTGGCAAAAAATATGGACGCCGAATATCTGTCAAAAAACTTTAATGGGCGGATCATTTTCATGGGAGGCGTGGATACCCAACAGCTCCTGCCTTTTGGTACTCCCCAGCAGGTACGGGATAGGGTGCGGCAATTACGGGATCTCTTTGGACCGAATTACATAGTCTCCCCAAGTCATGAGTCCCTCTTGCCCAATGTCTCCATGGAAAATATTGAGGCCATGGTAGAAGCAGCCCGGGAATGA
- a CDS encoding glycosyl hydrolase-related protein, whose translation MMQPKKILYLASTHWDREWYLSFQSFRFHLIPTLDKVITILEQEPDFSVFVLDGQTILLEDYLEIKPENRRRLEKLIADGRLKVGPWYTMPDEILCSGESLVNNLQFGFSLAREFGAEPMKYGYVCDIFGHIAQLPQILNSFGIEGALLGRGTNNYNCGAHFIWQSPDGSRCITFKVPEEYGYGTFHYDVIAPYQSGKNTNTEDMVSRAIEYVEKELARSPVPYVILMDGMDHETIHEESLLLARELAEKFDCPVEFGSPDQLLPELMQYAKEMSVHAGELQETARELAEHNKLIPNTLSSRYDIKLWNDQCQTLMERSAAPMAVLAGLAGKTVLANFFSVAGKLIAESQAHDSICGCSIDAVAYDVLNRYRQAETICREIIDFTTAAVTDLVDTGGESDYLKLTLFNTEPEDFSGVIRACIDFPIEYSARNSFLDYEPYNMFTIQDASGTGIPYQLLDVEFGRFVTRPQQFYRKKRDRYYVALPVNIPAMACTELKICPNKTPVRNAGTLLSSPRSAENDHMLLTINEQGTLTLKDKHTGRVYTNLLSFRNYGETGDGWFHRPPVGNPVTLDQGCAVTVELTLDGSELCVFTITKYIRLPSNLEKSELKTKRSGETKEVSIRSKIYFTRTSRWIEVETTIDNTILDHKMTVAFATGLNTPEYETDQAFAIVSRRAGVHRETNTWKEYDRGEHGFSNLVMRRDAKTGGGLAFISKGGMHECAAHTDEEGALEITLFRSFGNTVFTNGESDGQLSGILHFNFALLPLNSGDSNGTIIKLRNSYINTPWCYSTRIPADRGLKSSTPAFKLESNNITLSILRPAKQEGFICVRLINYGDTRETARLLFGASIEEAYASNLLEEKQGTAVFKNRELSCSLDPYKIGTFIVKLKG comes from the coding sequence ATGATGCAGCCTAAAAAAATACTCTACCTTGCCAGTACCCACTGGGACAGGGAATGGTATCTATCTTTCCAGTCCTTTCGCTTTCACCTGATACCTACATTGGATAAGGTTATTACAATCTTGGAACAGGAACCTGATTTTTCCGTGTTTGTTCTTGACGGACAAACTATCCTGCTGGAAGACTACTTGGAAATCAAGCCGGAAAACCGCCGCAGGTTGGAAAAATTGATTGCCGATGGAAGGCTAAAGGTGGGTCCCTGGTATACCATGCCGGACGAAATCCTCTGCTCCGGTGAAAGCCTGGTGAACAATTTGCAGTTTGGTTTTTCCCTGGCCCGCGAATTTGGTGCGGAACCCATGAAGTATGGGTATGTATGTGATATATTTGGCCATATAGCCCAGCTTCCTCAAATCCTGAACAGCTTCGGTATAGAGGGGGCTCTGCTGGGACGGGGCACAAACAACTACAACTGCGGCGCCCACTTTATATGGCAGTCACCGGACGGCAGCCGGTGCATCACCTTTAAGGTGCCGGAAGAATACGGATACGGCACTTTCCATTATGATGTAATCGCGCCCTACCAATCGGGTAAAAATACCAATACGGAGGACATGGTCTCCCGGGCAATAGAATATGTGGAAAAAGAATTGGCCCGCTCTCCGGTACCCTACGTAATTTTGATGGATGGCATGGATCACGAAACAATTCATGAAGAATCGCTCCTTCTGGCCAGAGAACTTGCTGAAAAATTTGACTGCCCCGTGGAATTCGGATCGCCGGATCAGCTTTTACCGGAGCTTATGCAATACGCCAAAGAAATGTCCGTGCACGCGGGTGAATTGCAAGAAACCGCACGGGAACTGGCGGAACATAATAAACTTATTCCCAACACCCTGTCCAGCAGATATGATATTAAATTATGGAACGACCAATGCCAGACCCTGATGGAGCGGTCGGCGGCGCCCATGGCGGTACTTGCCGGCCTTGCGGGAAAAACGGTTCTGGCTAACTTTTTTTCCGTAGCCGGAAAACTGATAGCGGAAAGCCAGGCCCACGATTCAATCTGCGGCTGTTCCATCGACGCGGTTGCATACGATGTTTTGAATCGTTACCGGCAGGCAGAAACCATCTGCCGTGAAATTATTGATTTTACCACCGCAGCTGTTACCGATCTTGTGGATACAGGCGGGGAGAGTGACTATTTAAAACTGACCCTGTTCAATACCGAACCGGAGGATTTTTCCGGGGTTATCCGGGCCTGTATTGATTTTCCAATTGAATATTCTGCCCGCAATTCTTTTCTAGACTATGAACCCTACAATATGTTCACTATTCAGGATGCCTCAGGAACAGGGATCCCCTATCAGCTTCTGGATGTAGAATTTGGCCGTTTTGTTACCCGCCCTCAGCAATTTTACCGGAAAAAACGTGACCGGTATTACGTTGCTCTTCCGGTAAATATTCCCGCCATGGCCTGTACGGAGCTAAAAATATGTCCCAACAAAACTCCGGTACGTAACGCAGGAACCCTGCTCTCAAGCCCCCGTTCCGCAGAAAACGATCATATGCTTCTTACTATAAACGAACAGGGAACCCTAACCCTGAAAGACAAACATACCGGAAGGGTGTACACCAATCTGCTGAGCTTCCGAAATTATGGTGAAACCGGTGATGGCTGGTTTCACCGGCCTCCGGTGGGTAATCCGGTCACCCTGGATCAAGGCTGTGCGGTTACGGTGGAGTTGACCCTGGATGGCAGTGAGCTTTGTGTCTTTACTATAACAAAATACATACGCTTACCTTCTAATCTGGAAAAGAGTGAATTGAAAACCAAACGCAGCGGTGAAACAAAGGAAGTTTCAATACGCTCAAAAATATACTTCACAAGAACTTCCCGGTGGATAGAAGTGGAAACTACTATCGATAATACTATTTTAGATCATAAAATGACCGTGGCTTTCGCCACAGGGTTAAATACGCCGGAATATGAAACAGACCAAGCTTTTGCCATTGTTTCACGCAGAGCCGGCGTTCATCGGGAAACCAACACTTGGAAAGAATATGACCGGGGCGAACATGGTTTTAGCAATCTGGTGATGCGCCGGGACGCAAAAACCGGCGGGGGTTTAGCCTTTATTTCAAAGGGAGGTATGCATGAGTGTGCGGCTCATACCGACGAAGAAGGCGCCCTGGAAATAACCCTGTTCCGTTCATTCGGCAATACCGTTTTTACTAACGGTGAAAGTGACGGTCAACTTTCCGGCATATTACATTTTAATTTCGCCCTGCTGCCTCTGAATTCAGGGGACAGTAACGGAACTATTATTAAGCTGCGGAATAGTTATATAAACACCCCATGGTGCTATTCCACCCGTATACCCGCCGACAGGGGCCTTAAAAGTTCCACCCCTGCATTTAAGCTGGAGAGCAATAATATTACCCTGTCTATTCTCCGCCCCGCAAAACAGGAGGGTTTTATCTGTGTGCGGCTTATAAATTACGGTGATACGCGGGAAACGGCGCGTCTTCTCTTTGGCGCATCTATTGAAGAGGCCTATGCGTCTAATCTGTTGGAAGAAAAACAGGGCACCGCCGTTTTCAAGAACCGGGAGCTTAGCTGCAGTTTGGATCCATACAAGATAGGTACTTTTATCGTGAAACTGAAAGGCTAG
- a CDS encoding ABC transporter substrate-binding protein: protein MKQFFSTISVLLILSVATAFAGGGRQPGQSASGDTSKQVTIDWYWVENLEEPDNDLISSEISKLVQPRINSKVQMHVFDWGSYTTKIDLMLAAGEKIDLVSTVTLPFHQMVAKDYFLPLDELYANYGKEMAQYMNPYNLEGCRVNGKLYAIPTPKEAGGCYGYLIRKDYVEATGVDLSKVKTMEDMTAIWAKFKAYDPNFSIYNNAIAYIDLMGFQVLGDGPGRIYKNEKAEVVNEFEHPAFQEIAKLWHQWYEAGYINKETATPNFAHTAALRDNKIQALGGQCKEGIEAEVGSGIGGKYEFVKVIIQPPIALTFSGYECAFAIPRNSANPERVMMYLNLLLSDPAVHNLANFGIEGRNYVTLADGRIDFPKGVDAANLTYIPNAIWENGNAFISKWWNTYPVDHPARLRFYNTTVQPSVALGFTFDADPVKSEIGACANVTNEFRYAILSGAQPLENYLTRMQQQYKAAGIDKIIAEKQKQLAAWLATKK from the coding sequence ATGAAACAATTTTTTTCTACGATAAGTGTTTTACTTATCCTGTCGGTGGCCACAGCCTTTGCAGGCGGCGGTCGGCAACCAGGACAATCAGCCTCGGGGGATACCTCAAAGCAGGTAACCATTGACTGGTATTGGGTTGAAAATCTTGAAGAACCTGATAACGATCTTATCAGCTCTGAGATCAGTAAGCTTGTCCAACCAAGGATCAACTCCAAGGTTCAAATGCATGTGTTTGACTGGGGTTCCTATACTACGAAGATCGATCTAATGCTGGCCGCCGGTGAAAAAATTGATTTAGTCAGCACCGTTACACTTCCTTTTCACCAGATGGTCGCCAAGGATTACTTCCTGCCTTTGGATGAACTGTATGCCAATTATGGCAAGGAGATGGCCCAGTACATGAATCCCTATAACCTTGAAGGGTGCCGCGTTAATGGAAAACTCTACGCAATTCCCACGCCAAAAGAGGCAGGTGGTTGTTATGGTTATCTTATCCGTAAAGACTATGTGGAAGCCACAGGGGTTGATCTTTCCAAAGTAAAAACAATGGAAGATATGACGGCGATTTGGGCAAAATTCAAAGCCTACGATCCTAATTTTTCTATCTATAACAATGCCATTGCGTATATTGACTTGATGGGCTTCCAGGTGCTTGGAGACGGCCCCGGCCGTATCTATAAAAACGAAAAGGCGGAGGTTGTCAACGAATTTGAACACCCGGCTTTCCAGGAAATCGCCAAATTATGGCATCAATGGTACGAGGCAGGCTACATCAATAAAGAAACTGCTACCCCTAATTTTGCGCATACTGCGGCCCTGAGGGATAATAAGATCCAGGCGTTAGGCGGCCAGTGTAAGGAAGGAATTGAAGCTGAAGTAGGATCGGGCATTGGCGGGAAATATGAATTTGTTAAGGTTATTATTCAGCCGCCCATAGCGCTCACCTTTAGCGGTTATGAATGCGCCTTTGCCATTCCCCGTAACAGTGCCAATCCTGAACGAGTTATGATGTATCTCAACCTTTTATTATCAGATCCTGCGGTTCACAACCTTGCAAACTTTGGTATCGAAGGACGCAATTATGTGACCCTGGCGGATGGCCGTATAGACTTCCCCAAGGGAGTAGACGCTGCGAATCTAACCTATATCCCCAATGCGATTTGGGAAAATGGCAATGCCTTTATCAGTAAGTGGTGGAATACCTACCCGGTAGATCACCCGGCCAGGCTCAGGTTCTATAATACAACCGTGCAGCCTTCGGTGGCGCTTGGCTTCACCTTTGACGCCGATCCGGTAAAATCCGAAATTGGGGCTTGTGCAAATGTTACCAACGAATTTCGCTATGCCATACTTTCGGGAGCCCAGCCTCTGGAAAATTATTTGACCCGCATGCAGCAGCAATACAAGGCTGCCGGAATCGATAAGATCATAGCGGAAAAGCAGAAACAGCTTGCCGCATGGTTGGCAACGAAAAAATAG
- the lon gene encoding endopeptidase La produces MKFLSPMKGKNTLEDFPLLPLRELVLFPHTVIPIFITYKSGITALEDALKRDSRLFAACLKESPSPAAVKAKETAKGKAKSKDTAGGAPSNYPLGFDGETYAAGTVVKVLQHMKLPDNTFRVVLQGEYRGIIAATQKKGSFSTVSIEPMVSPETQESDDSQAQALIRAVQRSFAQYAEYSKKISTETILSVEKSESPERVGNLICNALGIKPDRKVALLQIPGTEERMEAILEALETENEIFGIQKNISGKVKSRMEKSQREYYLYEQLKEINKELGKDGVDDEFAELDRIILERNPSEEVLLKARKEIKRLQKLQPFSPEAGVLRGYLEWIGDLPWSESTPDSGDLKEAERILNEDHFNMKKAKERILEFIAVRQLGLQGEENTRIKGPILCFVGPPGTGKTSLGKSVARALGRNFVRVSLGGVRDEAEIRGHRKTYVGALPGKIIQSLRKAASVNPVFLLDEIDKLSSDFRGDPASALLEVLDPEQNSTFTDHYMELPYDLSKVLFIATANSLHTIPYPLLDRMEIIEIPGYGEMEKLAIAKQFLVPKELAENSFSEAKIQFKDDALLEIIRHWTMESGVRSLEREIARCIRRIARYAVEKGYGASGDKPLNTFTRTVRRADLEKLLGRRKYKNDVVFKEARVGVSYGLAWTETGGAMLPVETSSFEGSGDLIITGNLGDVMKESARIALSYLRSVQDRYDFKLTDIGKTDFHVHVPEGAIPKDGPSAGITLAASLLSTLCGIAPKPAIAMTGELTLTGRVLPIGGLKEKLLAAIRNGMERVILPADNREDWDELDKDIHASIAVEFVETAEEAFGILFEKGIQKPAETPPAAE; encoded by the coding sequence ATGAAATTCCTTTCACCCATGAAAGGAAAAAACACCCTTGAAGATTTTCCCCTGCTCCCCCTGCGGGAGCTGGTTTTATTTCCCCATACGGTTATCCCAATTTTTATTACCTACAAGTCCGGGATCACCGCCCTGGAAGACGCCCTGAAACGGGACAGCCGCCTTTTTGCAGCCTGTCTCAAGGAAAGCCCTTCCCCGGCGGCAGTCAAAGCCAAGGAAACGGCGAAGGGAAAAGCAAAGTCCAAGGATACGGCCGGCGGGGCGCCTTCGAATTATCCCCTGGGCTTTGACGGGGAAACCTATGCAGCCGGTACGGTAGTAAAGGTGCTGCAACATATGAAGCTCCCCGACAATACCTTCCGGGTGGTTCTCCAGGGGGAATACCGGGGTATCATCGCCGCAACCCAAAAGAAGGGCAGTTTCTCCACGGTTTCCATAGAACCCATGGTATCCCCTGAAACCCAGGAAAGTGACGATTCCCAGGCCCAGGCTCTGATACGGGCGGTGCAGCGTTCCTTTGCCCAGTATGCGGAATATTCCAAGAAGATCAGCACCGAAACTATTTTGTCCGTGGAAAAGTCGGAAAGCCCGGAACGGGTGGGTAACCTTATTTGTAATGCCCTTGGGATTAAACCGGACAGAAAAGTTGCGCTCCTGCAAATCCCGGGCACCGAAGAGCGGATGGAAGCTATTCTGGAAGCCCTGGAGACGGAAAATGAGATCTTCGGCATCCAGAAAAATATCAGCGGCAAAGTAAAAAGCCGGATGGAGAAGAGCCAGCGGGAATACTATCTCTACGAACAGCTTAAGGAGATAAACAAGGAACTGGGGAAGGATGGGGTAGATGATGAATTTGCCGAACTGGATCGGATCATCCTGGAAAGAAATCCCAGTGAAGAGGTTCTCCTTAAAGCCCGGAAGGAAATAAAACGGCTGCAAAAGCTCCAACCCTTTTCTCCGGAGGCGGGGGTGCTCCGCGGCTATCTTGAATGGATAGGGGATCTCCCCTGGAGCGAATCCACCCCCGATTCGGGGGACCTTAAGGAAGCGGAACGGATACTAAACGAAGATCATTTTAACATGAAAAAAGCCAAGGAACGGATCCTGGAATTTATCGCCGTCCGTCAGCTTGGTTTACAGGGTGAAGAAAATACGCGTATTAAAGGTCCCATACTCTGTTTTGTGGGGCCCCCGGGGACGGGAAAAACCAGCCTGGGTAAGTCCGTAGCCCGGGCCCTGGGGCGTAACTTTGTCCGGGTATCCCTGGGCGGCGTCCGTGACGAGGCGGAGATCCGCGGCCACCGGAAGACCTATGTGGGCGCCCTGCCGGGGAAGATCATCCAGTCCCTGCGGAAGGCGGCTTCGGTAAATCCGGTCTTCCTGCTGGACGAAATAGATAAACTCTCCAGCGACTTCCGGGGAGACCCCGCATCGGCCCTGCTTGAGGTGCTGGACCCGGAGCAGAATTCCACCTTTACGGATCATTACATGGAGCTGCCCTATGACCTTTCCAAGGTGCTCTTCATCGCCACCGCCAATTCACTGCATACCATCCCCTACCCTTTGCTGGATCGTATGGAGATCATTGAAATCCCGGGGTATGGGGAAATGGAAAAACTGGCCATAGCTAAACAGTTTCTGGTTCCCAAAGAGTTAGCCGAAAATAGTTTTTCTGAGGCGAAGATACAGTTTAAGGATGACGCCCTGTTGGAAATTATCCGGCACTGGACCATGGAGTCCGGGGTACGGAGCCTGGAGCGGGAGATAGCCCGGTGTATACGCCGTATTGCCCGTTATGCCGTGGAGAAGGGCTACGGAGCTTCCGGGGACAAGCCCCTGAATACCTTTACGAGAACCGTGCGCCGGGCGGATTTAGAAAAACTGCTCGGCCGGCGGAAATACAAAAACGATGTGGTCTTTAAGGAAGCCCGGGTCGGAGTTTCCTACGGTCTCGCCTGGACCGAAACCGGGGGCGCCATGCTGCCCGTGGAGACCAGCAGTTTTGAGGGAAGCGGAGATCTGATCATCACCGGTAACCTGGGGGATGTGATGAAGGAGAGCGCCCGGATCGCCCTATCCTACCTTCGGAGCGTCCAGGACCGCTACGATTTCAAACTTACCGATATAGGCAAGACCGATTTTCATGTCCATGTTCCCGAGGGGGCCATCCCCAAGGACGGCCCCTCCGCGGGGATCACCCTGGCAGCATCACTGCTCTCCACTCTCTGCGGTATTGCCCCCAAGCCTGCCATCGCCATGACCGGGGAACTAACCCTCACAGGACGGGTGCTGCCCATCGGAGGACTTAAGGAAAAGCTTCTGGCGGCGATTCGCAACGGTATGGAACGGGTCATTCTTCCGGCGGATAACCGGGAAGACTGGGACGAACTGGACAAGGATATTCACGCATCCATAGCGGTAGAATTTGTGGAGACCGCAGAGGAAGCGTTTGGAATACTGTTTGAAAAGGGAATTCAGAAACCCGCCGAGACCCCCCCCGCTGCCGAATAA
- a CDS encoding uroporphyrinogen decarboxylase family protein — protein MTGKERVLKTLEFKNPDKIPLDLWILPAANIKYGDKLDALLERYNFDIGGTSGPFDHGFTPEYYVPGSYTDPWGCVWTMRQKGIIGEVKEYILKDDDRLNDYKAPVDFFKLWWGTEKDGIDKRLAEERRKGKFIIGGWISIFERMQFLRGTENLFCDIALKEGNVEKLAAIVTEFFQVYIEKWLECDIDAVAFGDDWGSQIAPLVSPNDFRGIFKPLYRELIIKIKNKSKKVFFHSDGYIFDIYDDFIDLGVDAVNSQISCMGVEKVAKKYAGKITFWGELSRQDVLPFGKPDDVRKAVHQLRQNCFVNGGGLIWLSTMHSDVPLENLEALLQAWTE, from the coding sequence ATGACCGGTAAGGAACGCGTTTTAAAAACCCTGGAATTTAAAAATCCGGATAAGATACCGCTGGATTTATGGATTTTACCGGCGGCAAATATAAAATATGGCGACAAACTTGATGCATTACTTGAACGGTACAACTTTGACATCGGCGGAACTTCCGGGCCTTTTGATCATGGTTTTACTCCGGAATATTATGTACCCGGTTCTTATACCGATCCCTGGGGTTGTGTTTGGACCATGCGGCAAAAGGGCATTATTGGAGAAGTAAAAGAGTATATCCTTAAGGATGATGATAGACTGAATGATTATAAAGCGCCGGTTGATTTTTTCAAATTATGGTGGGGTACAGAAAAAGACGGCATTGACAAACGGCTTGCGGAGGAACGGCGGAAGGGAAAATTTATAATCGGAGGTTGGATAAGTATTTTTGAAAGGATGCAATTTCTGCGGGGAACTGAAAATCTTTTCTGTGATATCGCGCTAAAGGAAGGTAATGTAGAGAAACTTGCGGCTATTGTTACCGAATTTTTTCAGGTTTATATCGAGAAATGGCTTGAATGTGATATTGATGCGGTCGCATTTGGGGATGATTGGGGTTCTCAAATAGCTCCCCTTGTTTCACCCAATGACTTCCGCGGGATTTTCAAACCCCTGTATAGAGAATTAATAATAAAGATAAAGAATAAAAGCAAAAAAGTTTTTTTTCACAGTGATGGGTATATTTTTGATATATATGATGATTTTATTGATCTTGGCGTTGATGCGGTTAATTCTCAGATTTCATGTATGGGCGTAGAAAAGGTGGCTAAAAAATATGCCGGGAAAATTACCTTTTGGGGAGAATTGAGCAGGCAGGATGTGCTGCCCTTTGGAAAACCTGATGATGTACGTAAGGCGGTACATCAATTAAGGCAGAATTGCTTTGTAAACGGCGGCGGTCTTATCTGGTTAAGTACTATGCACAGCGATGTTCCCCTTGAAAATCTGGAAGCGCTGTTGCAGGCCTGGACTGAATAG